The following are from one region of the Spirochaetota bacterium genome:
- a CDS encoding methyltransferase domain-containing protein, with protein sequence MRLYRQLAEYYFAIESNHRDILDDVDIIGGLLSGKTDPSLLDLGCGTGEHLAILAKRGVRCTGIDSSAEMLKIARLRFPSGIEFTEMNMLRFDYFESFSMAVSLFGSFNYMIEDGDVDRVFWNTWRALVPGGIGLFEIWNAIPVRWIEKKDMDLVSKTSYGGSIIERRRGFAIHGTRGKTVVDVNYNYTITRMGATETFRDRHVMRAFTIDEISAFITGNGFVMKNFYSNSRKEPYKETSNKILIHFEKP encoded by the coding sequence ATGAGGCTCTACCGTCAACTGGCGGAATACTATTTCGCCATAGAGAGCAACCACAGGGACATTCTGGACGATGTCGACATCATAGGCGGACTGCTTTCCGGCAAAACCGATCCGTCGCTCCTCGACCTCGGCTGCGGCACGGGGGAACATCTTGCAATTCTGGCGAAACGCGGAGTCCGCTGTACGGGCATCGACTCCAGCGCTGAAATGCTGAAGATAGCGCGTCTGCGCTTCCCTTCCGGAATAGAATTCACCGAAATGAACATGCTTCGTTTCGATTATTTCGAATCCTTCAGCATGGCGGTTTCTCTTTTCGGTTCGTTCAATTACATGATAGAGGACGGCGATGTGGACAGGGTCTTCTGGAACACATGGAGGGCGCTCGTTCCCGGTGGCATCGGACTCTTCGAAATCTGGAACGCGATCCCGGTGCGCTGGATAGAAAAAAAGGACATGGACCTCGTCTCGAAAACATCATACGGAGGGTCCATTATCGAGCGCCGCCGGGGATTCGCCATTCACGGCACCCGCGGCAAAACGGTCGTCGACGTTAATTATAACTACACCATAACGCGCATGGGGGCGACGGAAACTTTTCGAGACCGGCACGTGATGAGGGCCTTTACCATAGACGAAATCTCCGCCTTCATAACCGGAAACGGCTTCGTGATGAAGAATTTCTATTCCAACTCGCGTAAAGAGCCTTATAAAGAGACTTCCAACAAGATCCTCATACATTTCGAAAAGCCCTGA